One Polaribacter sp. KT25b DNA segment encodes these proteins:
- a CDS encoding DUF368 domain-containing protein → MQKERTFKQKLNLFLKGLLMGVANKVPGVSGGTVSFVLGFYEELIFSFKRVNIIALKFLLNARFKSFIQYTNAQFVSLIMFGSVFSYFSASLILDYLLEHYELYVWSWFFGMIIGSIYYIGKDYGQWTRKNFIFLVLGVTLGLGISFLTPAKENDNLWFVFVCGIIGVSGMTLPGLSGSFILILLGNYVLLLVDSVNVLLHVFTSILSGDFKVLTDPVKIRYLKIIAVFTSGSAFGLISISHVLGYVLKRWNKIVNAIIIGFITGSLGIVWPWKDKIYATNNGAFLFDQEGNKVIENYQRYIPEMYSIDTLIAIFFIFFGVGLILAIDYYERRKQ, encoded by the coding sequence ATGCAAAAAGAGAGAACCTTTAAACAAAAATTAAATCTTTTCTTAAAAGGTTTATTAATGGGTGTTGCAAATAAAGTTCCTGGAGTTTCTGGAGGAACTGTTTCTTTTGTTTTAGGTTTTTATGAAGAGTTAATTTTCTCTTTTAAAAGAGTAAATATAATTGCCCTAAAATTTCTCTTAAATGCTAGGTTTAAAAGTTTTATTCAATATACAAATGCTCAATTTGTATCCTTAATAATGTTTGGAAGTGTTTTTAGTTATTTTAGTGCTTCCTTAATTTTAGATTATCTTTTAGAGCATTATGAGCTGTATGTTTGGAGCTGGTTTTTTGGGATGATAATTGGTTCTATTTATTACATTGGTAAAGATTATGGGCAGTGGACTAGAAAAAATTTTATATTTCTAGTTTTAGGTGTAACACTAGGTTTAGGAATTAGCTTTTTAACACCAGCAAAAGAAAATGATAACCTTTGGTTTGTATTTGTTTGCGGTATTATTGGTGTTTCTGGTATGACGCTTCCAGGTCTTTCTGGTTCTTTTATTTTAATTTTATTAGGTAATTACGTGTTGCTTTTAGTAGATTCTGTAAATGTTTTATTACATGTTTTTACTAGTATTCTTTCTGGTGATTTTAAGGTATTAACAGATCCTGTAAAAATAAGATATTTAAAAATTATAGCTGTTTTTACTAGTGGTTCTGCTTTTGGATTAATTTCTATATCGCATGTTTTAGGGTACGTTTTAAAACGTTGGAATAAAATTGTAAATGCAATTATTATCGGTTTTATAACTGGTTCTTTAGGTATTGTGTGGCCGTGGAAAGATAAAATATACGCAACAAATAATGGTGCCTTTTTGTTTGATCAAGAAGGAAATAAAGTTATTGAAAATTACCAAAGATATATTCCAGAAATGTATAGCATAGATACACTTATTGCTATCTTTTTTATCTTTTTTGGTGTTGGTTTAATATTGGCAATAGATTATTATGAAAGAAGAAAACAGTAA
- a CDS encoding shikimate dehydrogenase codes for MKEENSKIFGLLGKNISYSFSRGYFTEKFEKLNITNYKYVNFDIQQIKDFSSIIDNKKSLGGINVTIPYKEEVIPFLDKLDETAKNIGAVNTIKFTKRGNLKGYNSDVVGFENSIKPLLKKHHKRALILGTGGASKAIAYALKKNNIKFKFVSRNPEGKKEISYDSLTEETLKKYTVIINCTPLGTFPAIEKCPNIPYQFISEKHLLFDLIYNPEVSTFLSKGKEKGATIKNGFEMLQLQAEESWRIWNE; via the coding sequence ATGAAAGAAGAAAACAGTAAGATTTTTGGTTTATTAGGAAAAAATATTTCATATTCTTTTTCTAGAGGATATTTTACAGAAAAGTTTGAAAAATTAAATATCACAAATTATAAATATGTAAATTTTGATATTCAGCAAATAAAAGATTTCTCATCTATTATTGATAATAAAAAAAGCTTAGGAGGTATTAATGTAACAATTCCTTATAAAGAAGAAGTAATTCCGTTTTTAGATAAATTAGATGAAACTGCAAAAAATATTGGCGCCGTGAATACGATAAAATTTACCAAAAGAGGAAATTTAAAAGGATATAATTCTGATGTTGTTGGTTTTGAAAACTCTATAAAACCATTACTTAAAAAACATCATAAAAGAGCATTAATTTTAGGCACTGGTGGCGCATCTAAAGCAATTGCTTATGCTTTAAAGAAGAACAATATTAAGTTTAAATTTGTTTCTAGAAATCCTGAAGGAAAAAAAGAAATTTCTTATGATAGTTTAACCGAAGAAACTCTTAAAAAATATACAGTTATTATTAATTGTACACCTTTAGGGACTTTTCCAGCAATAGAAAAATGTCCTAATATTCCGTATCAATTTATATCAGAAAAGCATTTATTATTCGATTTAATTTATAATCCAGAAGTATCTACTTTTTTATCCAAAGGAAAAGAAAAAGGAGCAACAATTAAAAACGGATTTGAAATGTTACAATTACAAGCAGAAGAATCTTGGAGAATTTGGAATGAATAA
- a CDS encoding DUF349 domain-containing protein: protein MLDENEKNELEASEKVNKIISKPEQKVGEVKAIKVDEANEAVDEIEKSVAESAENDDSKEDESPVVNYDTFSLEELVLSLKKTLADNPVQKIKSQVEAIKSAFNLKFGKTLAEKKAAFLAEGGNSIDFQFSSPIKSDYNQLLSDYKKERDVFYKNLENKLNDNFVKREQVIENLKNLIEEADTSTMYKKFKEIQDTWRSIGAVPKSHYNDTWKTYHHHVERFYDLLHLSNDFRDLEFKHNLEKKLKIIEKAEALSQENDINFAFKELQDLHKQWKEDVGPVAKEMREEVWQKFSAATKNIHDKRHDYYKEMRSKYDEIIEKKQVAINAINSYDTSKNKSHNDWQKSINEIEKLRQIYFDAGKLPYSKSEEVWQKFKKATKKFNAAKNIFYKQEKNDQQENLEKKIALIEFAESIKDSEDWEMATNAMKKVQSDWKKIGHVPRKFSDDIWKRFKAACNHYFDRFHEQKNAVSKEEQAVVDIKKEFLDTLKTTEVTTKDAVLEAINSWRDLGRLPREMRHLDGKFNKQIDKMLESLSLDKNEVSMLKFTNVVDSFLAANDVRKLDSEHIFIRKKIDEVFKEIQQLENNLGFFSNVDDNNPLLVNVKNRVEAHKDELAIWNEKLTYLKSLDY from the coding sequence ATGTTAGATGAAAATGAAAAAAATGAGTTAGAAGCATCAGAAAAAGTAAATAAAATTATTTCTAAGCCTGAGCAGAAAGTAGGAGAAGTAAAAGCTATAAAAGTTGATGAAGCTAATGAGGCTGTAGATGAAATTGAAAAGTCTGTTGCAGAAAGTGCAGAAAATGATGACTCTAAAGAGGATGAATCTCCTGTTGTAAATTATGATACTTTTTCATTAGAAGAGCTAGTTTTAAGTTTAAAAAAGACGTTAGCAGATAATCCGGTTCAAAAAATAAAATCGCAAGTAGAAGCTATTAAAAGTGCTTTTAATTTAAAATTTGGTAAAACTTTAGCTGAGAAAAAAGCTGCTTTTTTAGCAGAAGGAGGTAATTCTATCGATTTTCAGTTTTCAAGTCCTATAAAATCAGATTATAATCAGTTATTATCAGATTATAAAAAAGAAAGAGATGTTTTTTATAAAAATTTAGAAAATAAACTAAATGATAATTTTGTAAAACGAGAGCAAGTTATAGAAAATCTTAAAAATTTAATTGAAGAAGCAGACACTTCTACAATGTATAAAAAGTTTAAAGAAATTCAAGATACTTGGCGTAGTATTGGTGCTGTACCAAAATCTCATTATAATGATACTTGGAAAACGTATCATCATCATGTAGAGCGTTTTTACGATTTACTACATTTAAGTAATGATTTTAGAGATCTAGAATTTAAACATAATTTAGAAAAAAAATTAAAGATTATAGAAAAAGCAGAAGCTTTATCTCAAGAAAATGATATTAATTTTGCTTTTAAAGAATTACAAGATTTACATAAACAATGGAAAGAAGATGTTGGGCCCGTAGCAAAAGAAATGCGCGAAGAGGTTTGGCAAAAATTTAGTGCAGCAACTAAAAATATTCATGATAAAAGACATGATTATTATAAGGAAATGCGTTCTAAATATGATGAAATTATAGAGAAAAAACAAGTTGCAATTAACGCAATTAACTCATATGATACATCTAAAAATAAATCTCATAACGATTGGCAAAAAAGCATTAATGAAATTGAAAAATTAAGACAAATCTATTTTGATGCTGGTAAATTACCATATTCTAAAAGTGAAGAAGTTTGGCAAAAATTTAAAAAAGCAACTAAGAAATTTAATGCTGCTAAAAATATTTTTTACAAACAGGAGAAAAATGATCAGCAAGAAAATTTAGAAAAGAAAATTGCTTTAATTGAGTTTGCAGAATCTATTAAAGATAGCGAAGATTGGGAAATGGCAACAAATGCCATGAAAAAAGTACAATCTGATTGGAAAAAAATTGGCCACGTTCCTCGTAAATTTTCTGATGATATTTGGAAACGTTTTAAAGCTGCATGTAATCATTATTTTGATAGATTTCATGAGCAAAAAAATGCTGTAAGTAAAGAAGAACAAGCAGTTGTAGATATTAAAAAAGAGTTTTTAGATACTTTAAAAACCACAGAAGTAACAACTAAAGATGCTGTTTTAGAAGCTATTAATTCTTGGCGAGATTTAGGAAGATTGCCCAGAGAAATGCGTCATTTAGATGGTAAGTTTAATAAGCAAATTGATAAAATGCTAGAAAGTTTATCTTTAGATAAAAATGAAGTTTCTATGTTAAAGTTTACCAATGTTGTAGATTCTTTTTTAGCAGCTAATGATGTTAGAAAACTAGATTCTGAACATATATTCATCAGAAAAAAAATAGATGAAGTTTTTAAAGAAATTCAACAATTAGAGAATAATTTAGGCTTCTTTTCTAATGTAGATGATAATAATCCTTTACTAGTTAATGTTAAAAATAGAGTAGAAGCTCATAAAGATGAACTAGCTATTTGGAACGAAAAACTAACCTACCTTAAAAGTTTAGATTATTAA
- a CDS encoding zinc ribbon domain-containing protein: MAKKKEVSVEEKLRALYDLQLIDSRIDEIRNVRGELPLEVEDLEDEVAGLNTRISNLSKDLANLETDINNKKLAIDESKSLMKKYDEQQKKVRNNREFDSLSKEIEYQDLEIQLAEKRISEYRAKIAQKNEVIDATKEKMAKQEKHLGHKKSELNAILKETEKEEKLLSEKSVEFSDSIDNHLLSAYKRIRTKVKNGLAVVAIERGASGGSYFTIPPQVQLEIANRKKITIDEHSGRILVDAALAEEEKEKIDQLFA; the protein is encoded by the coding sequence ATGGCAAAGAAGAAAGAAGTTTCGGTTGAAGAAAAATTAAGAGCATTGTATGATTTACAATTAATTGACTCTAGAATTGACGAAATTAGAAACGTTAGAGGAGAATTACCTTTAGAAGTTGAAGATTTAGAAGATGAAGTTGCTGGATTAAACACTAGAATTTCTAATTTATCTAAAGATCTTGCTAATTTAGAAACTGATATCAATAACAAAAAGTTAGCGATTGACGAATCTAAAAGTTTAATGAAAAAATATGATGAACAACAAAAGAAAGTTAGAAATAACAGAGAGTTTGATTCATTATCTAAAGAAATTGAATATCAAGATTTAGAAATTCAATTAGCAGAAAAAAGAATTTCTGAGTACAGAGCTAAGATTGCACAAAAAAATGAAGTAATTGATGCTACTAAAGAAAAAATGGCGAAGCAAGAAAAACATTTAGGTCATAAAAAATCTGAATTAAATGCTATTTTAAAAGAAACTGAAAAAGAAGAAAAACTTTTATCAGAAAAATCTGTAGAATTTTCTGATTCTATAGATAATCATTTACTTTCTGCTTATAAAAGAATTAGAACTAAGGTAAAAAATGGTTTAGCTGTTGTGGCAATTGAGCGTGGAGCTTCTGGAGGTTCTTATTTTACAATTCCACCACAAGTACAGTTAGAAATTGCTAACAGAAAGAAAATTACTATTGATGAGCACAGTGGACGTATTTTAGTTGATGCTGCTTTAGCTGAAGAAGAAAAAGAAAAAATTGATCAGCTTTTTGCTTAA
- a CDS encoding Nif3-like dinuclear metal center hexameric protein: protein MIIKEITNYIEKLAPLNYAEDFDNVGLLVGNYSTNVTGVLVTLDTLEETVDEAIAKKCNLIVSFHPIIFGGLKKLNGNNYVERVVLKAIKNNIAIYATHTALDNSKNGVSAKMCEVLGLQNTRILIPKKGIIKKLTTYVPIKNEDALKTALFDAGAGNIGNYDNCSFTVLGDGTFKGNESSNPIIGEKGKIHTEKEAKISVVYESKNEKAILKALQENHPYEEVAYEIVTTENVHQNIGMGMIGELPLEMDEKEFLFYLKKTMKTDCVRHSNFINKKIKKVAVLGGSGSFAISNAKKAGADAYVSADFKYHEFFTAENCILLADIGHYESEQFTKNLLVDYLTKKFSNFAVILSEKSTNPIYYI from the coding sequence ATGATCATAAAAGAAATTACTAATTATATTGAAAAATTAGCGCCTTTAAATTATGCAGAAGATTTTGATAATGTTGGTTTATTAGTTGGTAATTACAGTACAAATGTTACTGGTGTTTTAGTTACTTTAGATACTTTAGAAGAAACTGTAGATGAAGCTATTGCTAAAAAATGTAATTTAATTGTTAGTTTTCATCCTATAATTTTTGGTGGTTTAAAAAAATTAAATGGCAATAATTATGTAGAAAGAGTCGTGCTAAAAGCTATTAAAAATAATATTGCAATTTATGCAACTCATACTGCATTAGATAATTCTAAAAACGGAGTATCAGCAAAAATGTGCGAAGTTTTAGGTTTACAAAATACCCGTATTTTAATCCCTAAAAAAGGGATTATTAAAAAACTTACTACCTATGTGCCAATAAAAAATGAAGATGCTTTAAAAACTGCTCTTTTTGATGCTGGAGCAGGTAATATTGGTAATTATGATAATTGTTCTTTTACTGTTTTAGGTGATGGAACTTTTAAAGGAAATGAAAGCTCGAATCCTATAATTGGTGAAAAAGGAAAAATTCATACAGAAAAAGAAGCCAAAATATCTGTAGTTTATGAAAGTAAAAATGAAAAAGCTATTTTAAAAGCATTACAAGAAAATCATCCTTATGAAGAAGTTGCGTACGAAATTGTAACTACAGAAAATGTACATCAGAATATTGGAATGGGAATGATTGGTGAATTGCCGTTAGAAATGGATGAAAAAGAATTTTTATTCTATCTAAAGAAAACGATGAAAACAGATTGTGTTCGCCATTCTAATTTTATCAACAAAAAAATTAAAAAAGTGGCTGTTTTAGGCGGATCTGGAAGTTTTGCAATTTCAAATGCTAAAAAGGCAGGTGCAGATGCTTATGTAAGTGCAGATTTTAAGTATCATGAGTTTTTTACTGCAGAAAATTGCATACTTTTGGCAGATATTGGACATTATGAAAGCGAACAGTTTACAAAAAACCTTTTAGTAGATTATCTTACGAAAAAATTTAGTAATTTTGCAGTCATTTTATCAGAAAAAAGTACAAATCCTATATATTATATATAA
- the lpxK gene encoding tetraacyldisaccharide 4'-kinase, whose translation MKLVRFLLFPFAILYDLITTIRNIFFDVGIFKSTSFKIPVIVVGNLSVGGTGKTPQIEYLIRLLKNTYNVSVLSRGYKRKTKGFVLVNKNHSANDVGDEPLQYFKKYTAINVAVDENRVEGINNLISKKLPEVILLDDAYQHRKVKGSFYVLLTKFDDLFTDDYLLPTGNLRESRAGAKRCDIIVVTKCPSNINDSQKDAIKLKLQKYNKEVFFTTISYADRISGSEEISLNTLKDFEVLLITGIANPKPLLEFLRTKNINFMHLKYGDHHEFSSKEIVEIKQKFNRINSDKKLILTTEKDYTRISNKIKALSFLEIETTFIENKNKFDALIKAHIQQNRC comes from the coding sequence ATGAAATTAGTTAGATTTTTATTATTTCCTTTTGCAATTTTATACGATTTGATAACAACAATTCGTAACATTTTTTTTGATGTTGGTATATTTAAATCAACTTCTTTTAAAATTCCTGTTATTGTTGTTGGCAATCTAAGTGTTGGCGGAACGGGAAAAACACCACAAATAGAGTATTTAATAAGACTTTTAAAAAATACTTATAATGTTTCTGTATTAAGTAGAGGTTATAAACGTAAAACAAAAGGTTTTGTATTAGTAAATAAAAATCATTCTGCAAATGATGTTGGTGATGAACCTTTGCAGTATTTTAAAAAATATACTGCAATTAATGTTGCTGTAGATGAAAATAGGGTAGAGGGGATCAATAATTTAATTTCAAAAAAGTTACCAGAAGTTATTTTGTTAGATGATGCTTATCAACATAGAAAAGTAAAAGGAAGTTTTTATGTTTTATTAACTAAGTTTGATGATTTATTTACAGATGATTATTTATTGCCAACAGGAAATTTAAGAGAAAGTAGGGCAGGAGCTAAAAGATGTGATATAATTGTGGTTACAAAATGCCCTTCTAATATAAATGATTCTCAAAAAGATGCAATTAAATTAAAATTACAGAAGTACAATAAAGAAGTTTTTTTTACAACGATTTCTTATGCTGACAGAATTTCTGGAAGTGAAGAAATTAGTTTGAATACATTAAAAGATTTTGAAGTTTTATTAATTACCGGAATTGCAAATCCAAAGCCGTTATTAGAATTTTTAAGAACAAAAAACATCAATTTTATGCATTTAAAGTATGGAGATCATCATGAGTTTTCATCAAAAGAAATTGTAGAAATTAAGCAAAAATTTAATCGGATAAATTCTGATAAGAAATTAATCTTAACAACAGAAAAAGATTATACGAGAATTTCTAATAAAATAAAAGCACTTTCTTTTTTAGAAATAGAAACTACTTTTATAGAAAATAAAAATAAATTTGATGCTCTAATAAAAGCTCATATACAACAAAACCGATGTTAA
- a CDS encoding thioredoxin family protein: MRKIFFVFSICLFTSHVNFGQDVVSSDEEIIKSNEITLNWMPNYKEALKKSKKEKKPVLIYFTGSDWCGPCKVLDKKLFHTEKFKALADKNLILLEVDIPRRLDIISPDKMVENKSIQKKYKVKAFPTLMFVNHRGKKIAEKKGYILSEYYYPFFQSEIDNY; this comes from the coding sequence ATGAGAAAAATATTTTTCGTTTTTAGTATTTGTTTATTTACATCTCACGTTAATTTTGGTCAAGATGTAGTTAGTTCTGATGAAGAAATTATAAAGAGTAATGAAATTACATTAAATTGGATGCCAAATTATAAAGAGGCATTAAAAAAATCTAAAAAAGAAAAAAAACCTGTTTTAATTTATTTTACGGGTTCAGATTGGTGCGGACCATGTAAAGTTTTAGATAAAAAATTATTTCATACAGAAAAGTTTAAAGCTTTGGCAGATAAAAATTTAATTCTCTTAGAAGTAGATATACCAAGAAGATTAGATATAATTTCTCCAGATAAAATGGTTGAAAATAAGTCAATTCAAAAAAAATATAAAGTAAAAGCGTTTCCTACATTAATGTTTGTAAATCATAGAGGAAAGAAAATTGCAGAGAAAAAAGGATATATTTTAAGTGAATATTATTATCCTTTTTTTCAATCAGAAATTGATAACTATTAA
- a CDS encoding OmpA family protein gives MKKILLGGAFLLLATSSFAQALTLPENPEPGKCYVMCKTPEVWKNEEVTIEIEPAYKKIITHPAEYKTITESVLVKEAVKTLEIVPAVWETKAVSYVAKEDANKLSVINATFSKDSETIETKAASANWQMSDKKPDCQSDDPNDCRYWCYKPVAAKYVTVPLTKLKSDATTASSSVPGFEKSYTRRVVVQPETTRTVEIPAVYGTIKKIVLVKDAWKEEVTVAAKYKTVSKEVLVSKGGLSSWKEVECELVDNTPLPINWNLNSATLTPEAKRIIDERLLPILKSGVAVALESHTDARGTKESNQDLSDRRAKAVTNYLISRGINSSQLTGSGYGESKLLNRCSDGVVCSEAEHAQNRRTTFRVINQQ, from the coding sequence ATGAAAAAAATTTTACTAGGAGGTGCTTTTTTACTTTTAGCAACAAGCTCTTTTGCCCAAGCATTAACTCTACCAGAAAATCCAGAACCAGGTAAATGCTACGTAATGTGTAAAACTCCTGAAGTATGGAAAAACGAAGAAGTAACTATAGAAATTGAACCTGCATACAAAAAAATAATTACTCACCCAGCAGAGTATAAAACTATAACTGAAAGTGTTTTAGTAAAAGAAGCTGTAAAAACATTAGAAATTGTTCCTGCGGTTTGGGAAACTAAAGCAGTTTCTTATGTTGCTAAAGAAGATGCAAATAAACTAAGTGTTATTAATGCAACTTTTTCTAAAGATTCCGAAACAATAGAAACAAAAGCTGCATCTGCTAATTGGCAAATGAGTGATAAAAAACCAGACTGCCAATCAGATGATCCAAATGATTGTAGATATTGGTGTTACAAACCAGTTGCTGCAAAATATGTTACTGTTCCGTTAACAAAATTAAAATCTGATGCAACTACTGCTTCTAGCTCAGTTCCTGGTTTTGAAAAATCTTATACTAGAAGGGTTGTTGTTCAACCAGAAACTACTAGAACTGTTGAAATTCCTGCTGTTTATGGTACTATTAAGAAAATAGTTTTAGTTAAAGATGCATGGAAAGAAGAAGTTACTGTTGCTGCAAAATATAAAACTGTAAGTAAAGAAGTTTTAGTTAGTAAAGGTGGTTTATCATCTTGGAAAGAAGTTGAGTGCGAATTAGTAGATAACACTCCATTACCAATTAATTGGAATTTAAATAGTGCTACATTAACTCCAGAAGCTAAAAGAATTATAGATGAAAGATTATTACCAATCTTAAAATCTGGTGTTGCTGTTGCCTTAGAATCTCATACAGATGCTAGAGGCACTAAAGAATCTAACCAAGATTTATCAGACAGAAGAGCAAAAGCAGTAACTAACTATTTAATTTCTAGAGGTATTAATTCAAGCCAATTAACAGGAAGTGGTTATGGAGAATCTAAATTATTAAATAGATGTTCTGATGGTGTTGTTTGTTCTGAAGCAGAACATGCACAAAACAGAAGAACTACTTTTAGAGTTATCAATCAACAATAA
- a CDS encoding OmpA family protein, which produces MKKILFSFAFLMFSAVVFGQDLPENPEPGKCYVRCKTPDIWKNETVSVAVSPAYKTIITHPAEYRTIEEKVLTKEAGEEILLVPAVWGTQEVTYYEKEDGSKLEVQEATFNQGFETVEIKAASATWAMSEKMPDCESNDPNDCRYWCYQPLPAEFKTMPVEKLKTDASVVKTPVTGVKKTYKRKVMVNKPTTTIVQTKPEYKTISKTVLVKDAWSEETIQPAVYRSITKQILVKKGGLTSWKSVDCKLVNNTPLPINWDFSSAVLNDGAKAIIDARLLPILNDGVAVFIESHTDMRGTKSDNQELSDNRAKAVTDYLISKGINRSQLYAKGFGETKLLNKCSDGVVCSEAEHSVNRRTTFRVVNQK; this is translated from the coding sequence ATGAAAAAAATTCTATTCAGTTTCGCTTTTTTAATGTTTAGCGCTGTAGTTTTTGGTCAAGATTTACCAGAAAACCCAGAACCAGGAAAATGTTATGTTCGATGTAAAACTCCAGATATTTGGAAAAATGAAACCGTAAGTGTTGCTGTTTCTCCAGCATATAAAACGATAATTACACATCCAGCAGAATACAGAACAATAGAAGAAAAAGTATTAACCAAAGAAGCTGGTGAAGAAATTTTATTAGTTCCGGCTGTTTGGGGAACTCAAGAAGTTACTTATTACGAAAAAGAAGATGGTTCTAAATTAGAGGTTCAAGAAGCAACTTTTAATCAAGGTTTTGAAACTGTAGAAATAAAAGCAGCATCTGCAACTTGGGCAATGAGTGAAAAAATGCCTGATTGTGAATCTAATGACCCTAATGATTGTAGATATTGGTGTTACCAACCTTTACCTGCTGAATTTAAGACAATGCCTGTAGAAAAGTTAAAAACAGATGCTTCTGTAGTTAAAACACCTGTAACTGGTGTTAAAAAAACGTACAAAAGAAAAGTTATGGTAAACAAACCAACTACTACAATTGTACAAACTAAACCAGAATATAAAACTATTTCAAAAACGGTATTAGTTAAAGATGCTTGGTCTGAAGAAACGATACAACCAGCTGTATATAGATCTATTACTAAACAAATATTAGTTAAAAAAGGAGGATTAACTTCTTGGAAATCTGTAGACTGTAAATTAGTAAATAACACTCCTTTACCAATTAATTGGGATTTTTCTAGTGCTGTTTTAAATGATGGTGCAAAAGCAATTATTGATGCAAGATTATTACCTATTTTAAATGATGGTGTTGCTGTATTTATTGAATCTCATACAGATATGAGAGGTACTAAAAGTGACAATCAAGAATTATCAGACAACAGAGCAAAAGCAGTTACAGATTACTTAATTTCTAAAGGAATTAATCGTAGTCAATTATATGCTAAAGGTTTTGGTGAAACAAAATTACTTAACAAATGTTCTGATGGTGTAGTTTGTTCTGAAGCTGAACATTCAGTAAATAGAAGAACAACTTTTAGAGTTGTTAATCAGAAATAA
- a CDS encoding Ppx/GppA phosphatase family protein: MLEIKKYGAIDIGSNAIRLLVSNVIVAKGKEPQFKKSALVRVPIRLGADAFVGGIISEQNTTRMIDAMEAFKLLMKVHNVERYKACATSAMREAQNGIEIADKILKQTGVKIDIIGGKEEAAIISSTDLNQLIQGNNSYLYVDVGGGSTEFTIFSDGKIVNSKSFKMGTVRLLNNKKSVNKEIFSNVEKWIKKNTHGLKNLSLIGSGGNINKLFKMSGRQEGKPISFIYLNAQYQFLKQMSYQDRISELSLNPDRADVIIPATKIYISAMKWSGATKIYVPKIGLSDGIIKSLYYNKL; the protein is encoded by the coding sequence TTGTTAGAAATAAAAAAATACGGAGCAATAGATATTGGATCAAACGCAATTAGATTATTAGTATCTAATGTTATAGTAGCAAAAGGAAAAGAACCTCAATTTAAAAAATCTGCTTTAGTTCGTGTTCCAATTCGTTTAGGTGCTGATGCTTTTGTTGGCGGAATAATTAGCGAACAAAACACAACTAGAATGATAGATGCTATGGAAGCATTTAAATTGTTAATGAAAGTTCATAATGTAGAACGTTACAAGGCTTGTGCTACTTCTGCAATGAGAGAAGCACAAAATGGTATTGAAATTGCCGATAAAATTCTTAAACAAACAGGTGTTAAAATTGATATTATTGGTGGTAAAGAAGAAGCTGCAATAATTTCATCTACAGATTTAAATCAATTAATACAAGGTAATAATTCTTATTTATATGTAGATGTTGGTGGTGGTAGTACAGAATTTACAATTTTTTCTGATGGTAAAATAGTCAACTCAAAATCTTTTAAGATGGGAACCGTACGACTATTAAATAATAAAAAATCTGTTAATAAAGAAATATTCTCTAATGTTGAGAAATGGATTAAAAAAAATACACACGGTTTAAAAAATCTTTCATTAATTGGTTCTGGTGGAAATATTAATAAATTATTTAAAATGTCTGGCAGACAAGAAGGAAAACCTATTTCTTTTATATATTTAAATGCTCAATATCAGTTTTTAAAACAAATGAGTTATCAAGATAGAATATCAGAATTAAGTTTAAATCCAGATAGAGCAGATGTTATAATACCAGCTACCAAAATATATATATCTGCTATGAAATGGAGCGGAGCAACAAAAATATATGTTCCAAAAATTGGACTTTCAGACGGAATTATTAAAAGTCTGTATTATAATAAGTTATAA
- a CDS encoding histidine phosphatase family protein, translating to MKTLYIVRHAKSSWEYEGIEDIDRPLKKRGIKDAHLMSKVLSKLIPRPDVFISSSANRALHTAVIFCENFEYPLSNLKIRRQLYSFSDGYLVKTVKALDDGFSSAIIFSHDHGINTFVNKFGHKPIAHVPTCGIVGIQFEEKHWKNLKKGKTILTEFPKNHK from the coding sequence ATGAAAACACTTTATATAGTTCGACATGCTAAATCTTCATGGGAATATGAAGGAATTGAAGATATTGATAGACCCTTAAAAAAACGCGGAATTAAAGACGCTCACTTAATGTCTAAAGTGCTATCAAAATTAATTCCTAGACCAGATGTTTTTATATCTAGTAGTGCAAATAGAGCTTTACATACTGCTGTTATTTTTTGTGAAAATTTTGAATACCCGTTATCTAACCTAAAAATTAGACGTCAATTATATAGCTTTAGCGATGGTTATTTAGTAAAAACTGTTAAAGCTTTGGATGATGGTTTTAGTTCTGCTATAATTTTTAGTCATGATCATGGTATAAATACTTTTGTAAATAAATTTGGCCACAAACCTATAGCACATGTGCCAACTTGTGGTATTGTAGGTATCCAATTTGAAGAAAAACATTGGAAAAACCTTAAAAAAGGTAAAACTATTTTAACTGAATTTCCAAAAAATCATAAATAA